Proteins from one Xenorhabdus griffiniae genomic window:
- a CDS encoding methyltransferase, whose protein sequence is MNILNNNTAISNYTSAALHLLNQTMGYSYQAALRAAAVLGVADHLSDGPKTVNELAKTVGAQEQQLHRVLRLLATRNIFRETEENRFSLTPAAEFLRKDTHHSLRAAVLMLTDRTFWQPLGEIVESVRGNPAFKHLYGLPFFDYWAQKDTPADDFHAGMSSMSKVENLFLVNSYDFPKNATVVDIAGGFGGLLLSVLQANTTLRGILFDQPHVLARHQLDALGDDTRWEITSGDFFESCPQGDIYLLKYIMHDWPDEQCIRILRNCRQAMSPDGRVLIMDPVIPNGNVSHSGKEMDLLCMGIYEGGRERTEDELRQLLANADLKLNRVIDTGCYISIVEAIAG, encoded by the coding sequence ATGAACATTTTAAATAATAACACAGCAATTTCTAACTACACATCAGCAGCGTTACATTTACTTAATCAAACAATGGGGTATTCTTATCAAGCGGCGCTTCGTGCTGCCGCAGTTCTGGGTGTAGCCGATCATTTGAGCGATGGGCCAAAAACAGTGAATGAACTTGCCAAAACTGTCGGCGCCCAGGAGCAACAACTACACCGAGTTCTGCGGTTGCTCGCCACACGGAATATCTTTCGTGAAACCGAAGAAAATCGGTTTTCACTCACACCAGCCGCAGAGTTCCTGCGCAAAGACACACACCACTCCCTCCGAGCTGCAGTACTGATGCTGACTGACAGGACATTTTGGCAACCTCTTGGTGAGATTGTCGAAAGTGTCCGCGGCAATCCCGCCTTCAAACACCTCTACGGACTTCCTTTCTTTGATTATTGGGCGCAGAAGGACACACCGGCTGATGATTTTCACGCCGGCATGTCTTCAATGTCTAAAGTGGAAAATCTGTTTCTCGTGAACAGTTATGACTTTCCGAAAAATGCGACCGTTGTCGATATCGCTGGTGGATTTGGTGGCCTGTTATTAAGCGTATTACAGGCTAATACCACTCTGCGAGGGATCCTTTTCGACCAACCACACGTACTGGCCAGACATCAACTTGACGCGTTAGGTGACGATACACGTTGGGAGATTACTTCTGGCGACTTTTTCGAGTCATGTCCACAGGGCGATATCTATCTGCTCAAGTACATTATGCACGACTGGCCTGATGAGCAATGTATACGCATCCTACGTAACTGCCGACAAGCGATGTCCCCTGACGGCCGAGTGCTAATCATGGATCCGGTCATCCCTAATGGCAACGTTTCGCACTCAGGTAAGGAAATGGATCTCCTCTGCATGGGGATCTACGAAGGGGGACGCGAACGCACAGAAGATGAGCTACGACAATTGCTGGCTAACGCAGATTTGAAACTCAATCGCGTTATTGATACAGGTTGTTATATTTCGATTGTCGAAGCCATTGCAGGATGA